A genomic region of Blattabacterium cuenoti contains the following coding sequences:
- the glnS gene encoding glutamine--tRNA ligase — protein MKRGFSIEKIKFRFPPEPNGFLHIGHVKAIYLNFELGRKYKAPVYLRFDDTNPIGEENKFVESIKEDIRFLGFKWHKECYASDYFQKLYEWAVELIKKNKAYVDDLPKKIIQSQRKTPFEDGVNSIYRNRSVNENLYLFERMKNGFFEEKSCVLRAKINMKSSNMNMRDPIMYRILKKKHPRTKNEWCIYPTYDWTHGQCDYIEQISHSLCSLEFENRRPLYNWYLDQICENNKIRPKQIEFSRLNMSHTITSKRKIQYLIENNIIQSWDDPRLLTISGLRRRGYTSLAINNFIQQIGVTKRKNIIDTSLLEFRVREHLNKIASRVMVVLKPIRLVIDNYSINHTEWMEAENNPENTKYGCRKIPFSKFLYIEKYDFLEKKAKKFFRLSIGHEVRLKNAYIIKANSVVKDSNGKIEEIHCTYDPKSQSRKLRKNEDKKRVKTTLHWISIKHSIPIKIHLYHPLFSIKDPDKENFKEHINSKSIEKIIAYAEPSLQNAKIGDHYQFQRIGYFYADINPNNKEELIFHKTTSIKDQWKKINKK, from the coding sequence TTGAAAAGAGGTTTTTCTATTGAAAAAATTAAATTTCGATTTCCTCCAGAACCAAATGGATTTCTTCATATTGGACATGTTAAAGCTATATATCTGAATTTTGAATTAGGAAGGAAGTACAAAGCACCTGTATATTTAAGATTTGACGATACGAATCCTATTGGAGAAGAAAACAAATTCGTAGAATCTATCAAAGAAGATATCCGATTTTTGGGATTTAAATGGCATAAGGAATGCTATGCTTCGGATTATTTTCAAAAGCTTTATGAATGGGCTGTCGAACTTATTAAAAAAAATAAAGCTTATGTAGACGATCTACCTAAGAAAATTATACAAAGTCAAAGAAAAACTCCTTTTGAAGATGGGGTAAACAGTATATATCGTAATAGATCTGTAAATGAAAATTTGTATTTGTTCGAAAGAATGAAAAATGGATTTTTTGAAGAAAAATCATGTGTTTTAAGAGCTAAAATAAATATGAAATCTTCAAATATGAATATGCGAGATCCAATCATGTATAGAATTTTGAAAAAAAAACATCCTCGTACTAAAAATGAATGGTGTATTTATCCTACTTATGACTGGACTCATGGTCAATGTGATTATATTGAACAAATATCTCATTCTTTATGTTCTTTAGAATTTGAAAATAGACGTCCATTATACAATTGGTATTTAGATCAAATTTGTGAAAACAATAAAATAAGACCAAAACAAATAGAATTTTCAAGACTAAATATGAGCCATACTATAACTAGTAAAAGAAAAATTCAATACTTGATTGAAAACAACATTATCCAATCATGGGATGATCCACGTCTTTTAACTATATCTGGATTGCGTCGTAGGGGATACACATCTTTAGCTATAAACAATTTTATTCAACAAATAGGAGTAACAAAAAGAAAAAATATTATTGATACCTCTCTTTTAGAATTTAGAGTTAGAGAACATTTGAATAAAATTGCATCTAGAGTAATGGTAGTATTAAAACCAATAAGATTAGTTATTGATAATTATTCTATAAATCATACCGAATGGATGGAAGCAGAGAATAATCCAGAAAATACTAAATACGGATGTAGAAAAATTCCTTTTTCAAAATTTTTGTATATTGAGAAATATGATTTTCTAGAAAAAAAAGCAAAAAAATTTTTTAGACTTTCAATTGGACATGAAGTAAGACTTAAAAATGCTTATATCATTAAAGCAAATTCTGTAGTAAAAGATTCTAATGGAAAAATAGAAGAAATACATTGTACTTATGACCCAAAAAGTCAATCTAGAAAATTAAGAAAAAATGAAGATAAAAAAAGAGTAAAAACTACCTTACACTGGATTTCTATAAAACATTCTATTCCGATAAAAATACATCTGTATCATCCTCTTTTTTCAATAAAAGATCCAGACAAAGAAAATTTTAAAGAACACATAAACTCAAAATCTATAGAAAAAATTATCGCCTATGCAGAACCTTCCTTGCAAAATGCTAAAATAGGGGATCATTATCAATTCCAAAGAATTGGATATTTCTATGCAGATATCAATCCAAATAATAAAGAAGAATTAATCTTTCATAAAACAACTTCTATTAAAGATCAATGGAAAAAAATAAATAAAAAGTGA